CAGGGCGGCTTCGGCGGTCTGGCCATCGCCGCGGTGATCATCGCGGGCATGTACCTGGCGTTGGTGCTGGGGATGGCCGAGCTGTCCTCGGCGCTGCCTGCGGCAGGCGGCGGCTACACCTTCGCCCGGCGGGCGATGGGGCCGTGGGGTGGATTCGCCACCGGCACAGCCATTCTCATCGAGTACGCCATTGCTCCTGCCGCCATCGCCACCTTCATCGGTGCCTACGTCGAGTCGCTCGGATTGTTTGGTATCACCGACGGCTGGTGGGTCTACCTGGCCGCCTACGCCGTGTTCATCGGTATCCATCTGGCCGGCGTGGGCGAGGCACTGAAGGTGATGTTCGTGATCACCGCGATCGCCCTGGTGGGGCTCATCGTCTTCGCGATCGCCGCGATCGGACATTTCGACATCGCCAACCTGACCAATATGGCGGTCGACGAGACAGCGGCGGGCGCGTCGAACTGGTTGCCCAACGGCTACCTCGGAATCTGGGCGGCTTTCCCGTTCGCCATCTGGTTCTTCCTGGCCATCGAGGGCGTGCCGCTGGCGGCCGAGGAGACCGCCGATCCGGAGCGCAACGTCCCGCGCGGCATCATCGCCGGGATGGGTGTCCTGCTGGTCACCTGTGCGACGGTGTTGATCCTGACCACCGGTGCCGGCGGAGCCGACGCGATGTCGAGCTCGGGCAACCCGTTGGTCGAGGCGCTCGGTGACGGCACTGCGGCCAAGGTCGTCAACTACATCGGTCTGGCAGGGCTGATCGCCAGCTTCTTCTCGATCATCTACGCCTACTCGCGGCAGCTGTTCGCGCTGTCCCGGGCCGGGTACCTGCCCAAGGCGTTGTCGGTCACCAACTCTCGCAAGACGCCGACGCTGGCCCTCATCGTTCCCGGACTGATCGGCTTCGGGCTGTCACTGACCGGACAGGGCGCGACCCTGCTGAACATGGCCGTCTTCGGCGCCGCGCTCAGCTACGTGCTGATGATGATCAGCCACATCGTGCTGCGCCGCCGCGAACCGGACATGCCACGGCCCTACCGCACCCCTGGCGGCGTGGTGACCACCGGCTTCGCCCTGGTGATCGGAGTCTTCGCCGTCATCGCCACCTTCCTGGTCGATCCGGTCGCCGCCGGCATCTGCCTGGGCGTGTTCGCCGCGTTCATGCTGTACTTCGCGGTCTACAGCCGCCACAAGCTGGTCGCCAACTCGCCCGACGAGGAATTCGCCATGCTCGCAAAGGCGGAGAGCGAGCTCAAGTGATCTACCGGCAGCAGGTCTCGGGCGTGAACTACGCCTTCGACGGACTCGTGGAGCTCTTGGCCAAGGCGACACCACTGCGCTCCGGCGATCAACTCGCCGGGTGCGCCGCCGAACATGACGCCGAACGCGCGGCCGCCGCGTGGGTGTTGGCGGACCTGCCGCTGGAGACCTTTCTCAACACCGAGGTCGTGCCCTACGAGACCGACGAGGTGACCCGGCTGATCATGGACAGCCATGACCGACGGGCCTTCGCCCCGGTGTCCGGGCTGACGGTGGGCGGCCTGCGGGATTGGCTGCTGGAAACGGCGTCGCAGGACGACGCCGCGGCGCGCATCGCGGCGATCTCCGCGGGGTTGACCCCGGAGATGGTCGCCGCGGTCAGCAAGATCATGCGCAATCAGGACCTGATCGCGGTGGCGGCGGCCTGCACCGTCACCGCGGCGTTTCGCACCACCGTCGGCCTGCCCGGCACGCTGGCCACCCGACTGCAGCCCAACCATCCGACCGACGACCCGCGCGGTATCGCCGCCGCGGTCCTCGACGGACTGCTGTTGGGTTGCGGTGACGCGGTGATCGGGATCAACCCGGCCACCGATTCCCCGCAGGCCACCGCCGACCTGCTGGATCTGTTGGATTCGATCCGCACCCGCTACGACATCCCGGTGCAGTCGTGCGTGCTCTCACACATCACGACGACCATCGGACTGATCGAAGCGGGTGCGCCGGTGGACCTGGTCTTCCAGTCCATCGCGGGCACCGAGGGCGCGAATTCCGCTTTCGGAGTGAACATCTCGTTGCTGCGTGAGGGGCGTGATGCCGCGCTGGGCCTCCAGCGCGGCACCGTCGGCAGCAATGTCATGTACCTGGAGACGGGTCAGGGGTCCGCGCTGAGCTCCCACACCCATCTCGGTGTCGGTGGCAAGCCGGTCGACCAGCAGACGCTGGAGACCCGCGCCTACGCCGTCGCGCGCGACCTCGATCCGCTGCTGGTGAACACCGTCGTGGGTTTCATCGGACCCGAGTACCTCTACGACGGCAAGCAGATCATCCGCGCCGGCCTCGAGGATCACTTCTGCGGCAAGCTGATGGGCCTGCCGATGGGCGTCGACGTCTGCTACACCAATCACGCCGAGGCCGACCAGAACGATATGGACACCCTGCTGACGCTGTTGGCGGCGGCCCGTGCGGCGTTCGTGATCACCGTGCCCGGCGCCGATGATGTGATGCTCGGGTACCAGAGCCTGTCCTTCCACGACGTGCTCACCACCCGCCGGACCCTTGGACTGCGGCCCGCCCCGGAGTTCGAGGCCTGGCTCAAACGCGTCGGGATGGTCGATGACACCGGCCGGCTGACCCCCTTCGACCTGACGCACTCACCGCTGCGTGCGCTGACCTCCGCACCATGAGGAGTGCCATGCGCGATACACCGACAGATGTTGCCGTTCAAGAGTTCTGGGACGAGCTGCGCAAGACGACCCAGGCCAGGATCGGGCTAGGCCGGGCCGGCACCGCGCTGCCCACCCGGCAGGTGCTGGAATTGGCCGCCGCACACGCCGCTGCCAGGGACGCGGTCCACATACCGCTGGACACCGACGAACTCGCCGACGCCGTGCGGGCGGTGGGAATCGGGGAGCCTGTGGTGGTGTCCAGCCGGGCCGGTTCCCGCGAGGAGTACCTGCGCAGGCCCGACCTCGGCAGGATGCCTGCCGAGTCCCTCGAGGTCCCGGCGAGTCCCGCCGATATCGGTTTCGTGCTGGCCGACGGGCTCTCCCCGACGGCATTGAGCCATCACGGTGCCAAACTGCTTGCCGCGCTGGTCTCGGCGCTCGGCGACCGCTACTCCATGGCCCCACCGGTGATTGCGACCCAGGCCCGGGTCGCCCTCGGCGATCACATCGCCGCGGCCCAGGGGGTACGCACGCTGTTGGTGATCATCGGCGAGCGGCCCGGTCTGAGCGTGGCCGACAGCCTCGGCATCTACCTGACCCATCTGCCGCGGCCGGGGCGCACCGACGCCGACCGCAACTGCATATCCAACATCCATCCACCCGACGGGCTCGGCTATGCCGAGGCGGCCCGGGTTGCCGCCGGTCTGGTCGGCGGCGCCGTGGCGCTCGGACGTTCCGGGGTGGATCTCAAGGACACCTCACGCGCACTGGCCGCGGCCGACCCGGACGAACTGACCTGATCCGTCCCCCACTCAGGAGATGACCGTGTTCACCCATGTCCGCAGGATGGTCCTGCCCGTCTTCGCCGCCACGGCGGTTGTGACCGTGGCGCTGTCGGGTTGTAGTACCGACACGGGCCAACGCACCGAGAACACCGCAACCGGGAGCACGGGGGCCGCGAGCACCACCGGTGCGGCCTCGGCCCTGGACTGTCGGGTGCTGGCCGAGGACCCTGGCTGGTACGGCGACAATCGCGCGCGTATCGACGCCATGATGGCGGAGATCGGACGCTGCGGTGCCCCCGGCGACATCGCCGAGGGCGCTCCGCTGGCGCTGTTCGACTGGGACAACACGGTCGTCAAGAACGATATCGGCGATGCCACCTTCTTCTGGATGGTTCGCAACGGGAAACTGCGCGCGCCGAAGGGCGGGGACTGGTCCACCACGAGCCCCTATCTGACGCCCGCCGCTGCGGGAGCCTTGTCGCGGGCCTGCGGTGCCGCCGGTCCCGGGCAGCCGATGCCCACCGATACCGATACCCGCTGTGCCGACGAGTTGGTGTCGGTCTACAGCGAGGCCGAGACCACGGCCGAGGAGCCGGCGTTCGCCGGGTTCAACGCGCGCCGGATCGAACCCGGCTATGCCTGGGCGGCGCAGATGCTCGCGGGCTGGCCGGAAAAGGAGCTCGAAGGATTCGTCGAACAGGCCCGCCGGGAGAACCTGGATGCACCCGAGGGCACCGAGCAGAAGGTCGGGACCACCGAGCAGACCGGGTGGGTGCGCTATTACCCCCAGATGCGCGATCTGATCGGTGCGCTGCAGGCCAACGGTTTCGACGTCCGAATCATCTCGGCCTCGGCCGAACCGGTGGTCCGGGTGTGGGCCGCCGAGTTGGGTATCCCCGCCGACAAGGTGATGGGCGTC
This DNA window, taken from Mycolicibacterium neoaurum, encodes the following:
- a CDS encoding haloacid dehalogenase-like hydrolase → MTVFTHVRRMVLPVFAATAVVTVALSGCSTDTGQRTENTATGSTGAASTTGAASALDCRVLAEDPGWYGDNRARIDAMMAEIGRCGAPGDIAEGAPLALFDWDNTVVKNDIGDATFFWMVRNGKLRAPKGGDWSTTSPYLTPAAAGALSRACGAAGPGQPMPTDTDTRCADELVSVYSEAETTAEEPAFAGFNARRIEPGYAWAAQMLAGWPEKELEGFVEQARRENLDAPEGTEQKVGTTEQTGWVRYYPQMRDLIGALQANGFDVRIISASAEPVVRVWAAELGIPADKVMGVRTERDGDVVTSRLVPCGGELSIPYIEGKRCRVNEQVFGVSGPAAYQQQPEPRRAAFGAGDSDTDISFLDDATVLRLAINRNKDELMCTAYDNADGRWIINPMFIDPAEQADPYSCATEGRIEPDGGTGPLRRADGSVVPDQADTVH
- a CDS encoding ethanolamine ammonia-lyase subunit EutB, which codes for MIYRQQVSGVNYAFDGLVELLAKATPLRSGDQLAGCAAEHDAERAAAAWVLADLPLETFLNTEVVPYETDEVTRLIMDSHDRRAFAPVSGLTVGGLRDWLLETASQDDAAARIAAISAGLTPEMVAAVSKIMRNQDLIAVAAACTVTAAFRTTVGLPGTLATRLQPNHPTDDPRGIAAAVLDGLLLGCGDAVIGINPATDSPQATADLLDLLDSIRTRYDIPVQSCVLSHITTTIGLIEAGAPVDLVFQSIAGTEGANSAFGVNISLLREGRDAALGLQRGTVGSNVMYLETGQGSALSSHTHLGVGGKPVDQQTLETRAYAVARDLDPLLVNTVVGFIGPEYLYDGKQIIRAGLEDHFCGKLMGLPMGVDVCYTNHAEADQNDMDTLLTLLAAARAAFVITVPGADDVMLGYQSLSFHDVLTTRRTLGLRPAPEFEAWLKRVGMVDDTGRLTPFDLTHSPLRALTSAP
- the eutC gene encoding ethanolamine ammonia-lyase subunit EutC; amino-acid sequence: MRDTPTDVAVQEFWDELRKTTQARIGLGRAGTALPTRQVLELAAAHAAARDAVHIPLDTDELADAVRAVGIGEPVVVSSRAGSREEYLRRPDLGRMPAESLEVPASPADIGFVLADGLSPTALSHHGAKLLAALVSALGDRYSMAPPVIATQARVALGDHIAAAQGVRTLLVIIGERPGLSVADSLGIYLTHLPRPGRTDADRNCISNIHPPDGLGYAEAARVAAGLVGGAVALGRSGVDLKDTSRALAAADPDELT
- the eat gene encoding ethanolamine permease yields the protein MAGVEEHLESADYLQKRQLKSGTAGWILLAGLGVSYVISGDYSGWNFGLEQGGFGGLAIAAVIIAGMYLALVLGMAELSSALPAAGGGYTFARRAMGPWGGFATGTAILIEYAIAPAAIATFIGAYVESLGLFGITDGWWVYLAAYAVFIGIHLAGVGEALKVMFVITAIALVGLIVFAIAAIGHFDIANLTNMAVDETAAGASNWLPNGYLGIWAAFPFAIWFFLAIEGVPLAAEETADPERNVPRGIIAGMGVLLVTCATVLILTTGAGGADAMSSSGNPLVEALGDGTAAKVVNYIGLAGLIASFFSIIYAYSRQLFALSRAGYLPKALSVTNSRKTPTLALIVPGLIGFGLSLTGQGATLLNMAVFGAALSYVLMMISHIVLRRREPDMPRPYRTPGGVVTTGFALVIGVFAVIATFLVDPVAAGICLGVFAAFMLYFAVYSRHKLVANSPDEEFAMLAKAESELK